The Dama dama isolate Ldn47 chromosome 3, ASM3311817v1, whole genome shotgun sequence genome has a segment encoding these proteins:
- the LOC133045769 gene encoding cytochrome c oxidase assembly protein COX14: protein MPTAKQLADIGYKTFSTSMMLLTVYGGYLCSVRAYHYFQRRSSQRQAAEEQKTSGAL, encoded by the coding sequence ATGCCAACTGCCAAGCAACTAGCTGACATTGGCTACAAGACCTTCTCCACCTCCATGATGCTCCTCACTGTGTACGGGGGCTACCTCTGCAGTGTCCGAGCCTACCACTATTTCCAGCGGCGCAGCTCCCAGCGCCAGGCTGCAGAAGAACAGAAGACCTCAGGAGCCCTGTAG
- the GPD1 gene encoding glycerol-3-phosphate dehydrogenase [NAD(+)], cytoplasmic isoform X1: MTGKKVCIVGSGNWGSAIAKIVGGNAAQLAHFDPRVTMWVFEEDIGGRKLTEIINTEHENVKYLPGHKLPPNVVAVPDVVQAAADADILIFVVPHQFIGKICDQLKGHLKANTIGVSLIKGVDEGPKGLKLISEVIGEHLGIPMSVLMGANIANEVAEEKFCETTIGSKNLAHGQLLKELMQTPNFRVTVVQEVDTVEICGALKNIVAVGAGFCDGLGFGDNTKAAVIRLGLMEMIAFAKLFCSGSVSSATFLESCGVADLITTCYGGRNRKVAEAFARTGKSIEQLEKEMLNGQKLQGPQTARELHSILQHKGMVDNCVQGMLREPASGGVHPLPAESSRTCVSRPEAQARQPLYPNGDRQKLGLPGPQDLRDSPQSSVFSAFH; the protein is encoded by the exons ATGACCGGCAAGAAAGTCTGCATTGTAGGCTCTGGCAACTG GGGCTCAGCCATCGCCAAGATTGTGGGTGGCAATGCAGCCCAGCTGGCACACTTTGACCCACGGGTGACCATGTGGGTGTTTGAGGAAGACATCGGGGGCAGAAAGCTGACAGAGATCATCAACACAGAGCACGAGAATGTCAAATACCTGCCAGGGCACAAGCTGCCCCCCAATGTG GTGGCTGTCCCTGATGTGGTCCAGGCTGCAGCGGATGCCGACATCCTGATCTTTGTGGTGCCCCATCAGTTCATCGGCAAGATCTGTGATCAGCTCAAGGGCCACCTGAAGGCCAACACCATTGGCGTGTCTCTTATTAAG GGGGTAGACGAGGGCCCCAAGGGGCTGAAGCTCATCTCTGAAGTGATTGGGGAGCACCTTGGCATCCCCATGAGCGTGCTGATGGGGGCCAACATTGCCAACGAGGTGGCTGAGGAGAAGTTCTGTGAGACAACCATCG GTAGCAAGAACCTGGCCCACGGACAGCTCCTGAAAGAGTTGATGCAGACACCCAATTTCCGCGTCACGGTGGTGCAGGAGGTGGACACAGTAGAGATCTGTGGGGCCTTAAAG AATATAGTGGCTGTGGGGGCTGGCTTCTGTGACGGCCTGGGCTTTGGCGACAACACCAAGGCGGCTGTGATCCGACTGGGACTCATGGAGATGATCGCCTTCGCCAAGCTCTTCTGCAGCGGCTCCGtgtcctctgccaccttcttggAGAGCTGTGGTGTTGCTGACCTCATCACTACCTGCTATGGAGGGCGGAACCGAAAGGTGGCCGAGGCCTTCGCCCGCACAGGAAAG tccattgAGCAGTTGGAGAAAGAGATGCTGAATGGACAGAAGCTGCAGGGGCCCCAGACAGCCCGGGAGCTGCACAGCATCCTCCAGCACAAAGGCATGGTGGATAA CTGTGTACAAGGTATGCTACGAGAACCTGCCAGTGGGGGAGTTCATCCACTGCCTGCAGAATCATCCAGAACATGTGTGAGCAGGCCTGAGGCCCAGGCCAGGCAGCCTCTTTATCCCAATGGAGACAGGCAGAAGCTTGggttgcctggcccccaggatctcCGGGACTCCCCACAGAGCAGCGTCTTCTCAGCTTTTCACTGA
- the GPD1 gene encoding glycerol-3-phosphate dehydrogenase [NAD(+)], cytoplasmic isoform X2 — MTGKKVCIVGSGNWGSAIAKIVGGNAAQLAHFDPRVTMWVFEEDIGGRKLTEIINTEHENVKYLPGHKLPPNVVAVPDVVQAAADADILIFVVPHQFIGKICDQLKGHLKANTIGVSLIKGVDEGPKGLKLISEVIGEHLGIPMSVLMGANIANEVAEEKFCETTIGSKNLAHGQLLKELMQTPNFRVTVVQEVDTVEICGALKNIVAVGAGFCDGLGFGDNTKAAVIRLGLMEMIAFAKLFCSGSVSSATFLESCGVADLITTCYGGRNRKVAEAFARTGKSIEQLEKEMLNGQKLQGPQTARELHSILQHKGMVDKFPLFTAVYKVCYENLPVGEFIHCLQNHPEHV; from the exons ATGACCGGCAAGAAAGTCTGCATTGTAGGCTCTGGCAACTG GGGCTCAGCCATCGCCAAGATTGTGGGTGGCAATGCAGCCCAGCTGGCACACTTTGACCCACGGGTGACCATGTGGGTGTTTGAGGAAGACATCGGGGGCAGAAAGCTGACAGAGATCATCAACACAGAGCACGAGAATGTCAAATACCTGCCAGGGCACAAGCTGCCCCCCAATGTG GTGGCTGTCCCTGATGTGGTCCAGGCTGCAGCGGATGCCGACATCCTGATCTTTGTGGTGCCCCATCAGTTCATCGGCAAGATCTGTGATCAGCTCAAGGGCCACCTGAAGGCCAACACCATTGGCGTGTCTCTTATTAAG GGGGTAGACGAGGGCCCCAAGGGGCTGAAGCTCATCTCTGAAGTGATTGGGGAGCACCTTGGCATCCCCATGAGCGTGCTGATGGGGGCCAACATTGCCAACGAGGTGGCTGAGGAGAAGTTCTGTGAGACAACCATCG GTAGCAAGAACCTGGCCCACGGACAGCTCCTGAAAGAGTTGATGCAGACACCCAATTTCCGCGTCACGGTGGTGCAGGAGGTGGACACAGTAGAGATCTGTGGGGCCTTAAAG AATATAGTGGCTGTGGGGGCTGGCTTCTGTGACGGCCTGGGCTTTGGCGACAACACCAAGGCGGCTGTGATCCGACTGGGACTCATGGAGATGATCGCCTTCGCCAAGCTCTTCTGCAGCGGCTCCGtgtcctctgccaccttcttggAGAGCTGTGGTGTTGCTGACCTCATCACTACCTGCTATGGAGGGCGGAACCGAAAGGTGGCCGAGGCCTTCGCCCGCACAGGAAAG tccattgAGCAGTTGGAGAAAGAGATGCTGAATGGACAGAAGCTGCAGGGGCCCCAGACAGCCCGGGAGCTGCACAGCATCCTCCAGCACAAAGGCATGGTGGATAA GTTTCCTCTGTTCACAGCTGTGTACAAGGTATGCTACGAGAACCTGCCAGTGGGGGAGTTCATCCACTGCCTGCAGAATCATCCAGAACATGTGTGA
- the SMARCD1 gene encoding SWI/SNF-related matrix-associated actin-dependent regulator of chromatin subfamily D member 1, whose protein sequence is MAARAGFQSVAPSGGAGASGGAGAAAALGPGGTPGPPVRMGPAPGQGLYRSPMPGAAYPRPGMLPGSRMTPQGPSMGPPGYGGNPSVRPGLAQSGMDQSRKRPAPQQIQQVQQQAVQNRNHNAKKKKMADKILPQRIRELVPESQAYMDLLAFERKLDQTIMRKRLDIQEALKRPIKQKRKLRIFISNTFNPAKSDAEDGEGTVASWELRVEGRLLEDSALSKYDATKQKRKFSSFFKSLVIELDKDLYGPDNHLVEWHRTATTQETDGFQVKRPGDVNVRCTVLLMLDYQPPQFKLDPRLARLLGIHTQTRPVIIQALWQYIKTHKLQDPHEREFVICDKYLQQIFESQRMKFSEIPQRLHALLMPPEPIIINHVISVDPNDQKKTACYDIDVEVDDTLKTQMNSFLLSTASQQEIATLDNKIHETIETINQLKTQREFMLSFARDPQGFINDWLQSQCRDLKTMTDVVGNPEEERRAEFYFQPWAQEAVCRYFYSKVQQRRQELEQALGIRNT, encoded by the exons ATGGCGGCCCGGGCGGGTTTCCAGTCTGTGGCTCCGAGCGGCGGCGCCGGAGCCTCAGGAGGGGCGGGCGCGGCGGCGGCCCTGGGCCCGGGCGGGACACCGGGGCCTCCGGTGCGAATGGGCCCGGCGCCGGGTCAAGGGCTATATCGCTCCCCGATGCCTGGAGCGGCCTATCCG AGACCAGGTATGCTACCAGGCAGCCGAATGACACCTCAGGGACCTTCCATGGGACCCCCTGGCTATGGGGGGAACCCTTCAGTCCGACCTGGCCTGGCCCAGTCAGGGATGGACCAGTCCCGCAAGAGACCTGCGCCTCAGCAGATCCAGCAGGTCCAGCAGCAGGCGGTCCAAAATCGGAACCACAA tgcaaaaaaaaagaagatggctGACAAAATTCTACCTCAAAGG ATTCGTGAACTGGTACCAGAATCCCAGGCCTATATGGATCTCTTGGCTTTTGAAAGGAAACTGGACCAGACTATCATGAGGAAACGGCTAGATATCCAGGAGGCCTTGAAACGTCCCATCAAG CAAAAACGGAAGCTgcgaattttcatttctaacactTTCAATCCGGCTAAGTCAGATGCTGAGGATGGGGAAGGGACGGTGGCTTCCTGGGAACTTCGGGTAGAAGGACGGCTCCTGGAGGAT TCAGCTTTGTCCAAATATGATGccaccaaacaaaagaggaagttttcttctttttttaaatccttgGTGATTGAACTGGACAAAGACCTGTATGGACCAGACAACCATCTGGTAGAA TGGCACAGGACCGCCACTACCCAGGAGACGGATGGCTTCCAGGTGAAGCGGCCGGGAGATGTGAATGTACGATGTACTGTCCTGCTGATGCTGGATTACCAG CCTCCTCAGTTTAAATTAGACCCTCGTCTGGCTCGGCTCCTGGGCATTCACACCCAGACCCGTCCGGTGATCATTCAAGCACTGTGGCAATATATTAAGACACACAAGCTCCAGGACCCACATGAGCGGGAGTTTGTCATTTGTGACAAGTACCTCCAGCAG ATCTTTGAGTCTCAACGTATGAAGTTTTCAGAGATTCCCCAACGGCTCCATGCCTTGCTTATGCCACCTGAGCCCATTATCATTAATCATGTCATCAG TGTTGACCCGAATGATCAGAAAAAGACAGCTTGTTATGACATTGATGTGGAAGTGGATGATACCTTGAAGACCCAGATGAATTCTTTTCTGCTGTCTACTGCCAGCCAGCAGGAGATTGCTACTCTAGACAACAAG aTCCACGAGACAATAGAAACTATCAATCAGCTGAAGACCCAGCGGGAGTTCATGCTGAGCTTTGCCAGAGACCCTCAGGGTTTCATCAATGACTGGCTTCAGTCCCAGTGCCGGGACCTCAAG ACCATGACTGATGTGGTGGGTAACCCAGAGGAGGAACGCCGAGCAGAGTTCTACTTCCAGCCTTGGGCCCAGGAGGCTGTGTGTCGATATTTCTACTCCAAG GTGCAGCAGAGACGACAAGAATTAGAGCAAGCCCTGGGAATCCGAAATACATAG